A stretch of Octopus bimaculoides isolate UCB-OBI-ISO-001 chromosome 23, ASM119413v2, whole genome shotgun sequence DNA encodes these proteins:
- the LOC106879459 gene encoding probable LIM domain-containing serine/threonine-protein kinase DDB_G0286997, translated as MSVDDSRRSYDTMKRNRSVVTMVEADSNQERLQSNQKKSKKGKKLERGEKGRNRGERRRRGRNEREEYYEEEEGGEYEVEYIEENEEKHEEEERAVKSRLEESRSRPTFHSPPRSTKMKEVKQSSISSSSSSSSSSSSSSSSSSSSSSSSRTAESSEEYGDDGIHDLRLKINSRERRRMHDLNAALDGLREVMPYAHGPSVRKLSKIATLLLAKNYILLLNSSLDEMRKIVNSLYQTRTIGKNGAVSRTTDITTTNTSIADHLPSKSPFIAGQPLPEAVNSLTVTNSSTLLSLNTAVVPAVSTASFLSNGSLNPQSTVSPPPPSSSAVSSTSPASPTPPVSTSSLPSTPQSLSSTLLRQEQKIGDKTKSPAPPAPIKRMVPPPLLPPPSLPPPSSLYPPPPHHHQHQNLHNLTSLHDPPPPHYDGYDNDHHHRRHHHHQQQQQQQQQQSTGCTQSIPSVHVAATQRQWRRRHQHQQQQQHHCAHFVEEQRRQVSPSPDSSTTSITTNTTATAVTKTTTAPPPPPPQFCLTRETLPRLSSPVLTLQNASEATPSNLSFLPSAKEFSLPGRLEQNSLHPQHTAALFNRLTWPYTPCSHPQCVVEMLRSPFSMCAPSYTTPPALLSTSVPRKQ; from the coding sequence ATGTCAGTTGACGACTCACGTAGAAGTTACGATACAATGAAGCGAAATCGAAGTGTGGTGACGATGGTGGAAGCCGATTCCAACCAAGAAAGACTTCAAAGCAATCAGAAAAAGtcgaagaaaggaaagaaacttgaaagaggagaaaaaggtaGAAACAGAGGAGAAAGAAGACGACGAGGacgaaatgaaagagaagaatattatgaagaagaggaaggaggggAATATGAAGTCGAATATATTGAAGAAAACGAAGAgaaacatgaagaagaagaaagagctgtGAAGTCAAGATTAGAGGAATCAAGATCTCGTCCGACATTCCATAGTCCACCACGTTcgacaaaaatgaaagaagtcaaGCAGTcgtccatttcttcttcttcttcttcttcttcttcttcttcttcttcttcttcttcttcttcttcttcttcttcttcttcaaggaCGGCAGAAAGTTCGGAGGAATATGGCGACGACGGCATCCACGACCTTCGGCTGAAGATCAACAGTCGAGAAAGACGACGAATGCACGATTTGAACGCGGCTCTTGACGGTCTCCGAGAAGTCATGCCTTACGCTCACGGACCGTCCGTACGCAAGTTGTCCAAGATCGCCACACTACTTTTGGCCAAAAACTATATCCTTCTGCTGAACAGTTCCCTGGACGAAATGAGAAAAATTGTCAATAGTTTATATCAGACGAGAACCATTGGAAAGAATGGCGCTGTGAGCAGAACCACTGAtattactaccaccaacaccagcattgCCGACCATTTACCGTCCAAATCACCGTTCATTGCTGGTCAGCCATTGCCTGAGGCTGTGAATTCTCTGACAGTTACAAACTCTTCCACTTTGCTCTCTTTGAATACAGCTGTTGTTCCTGCAGTTTCAACAGCATCGTTTTTATCGAATGGTTCTTTGAATCCCCAGTCTACTGtttcgccaccaccaccgtcgtcgtcagCAGTGTCTTCCACGTCACCTGCGTCTCCTACTCCTCCTGTTTCTACTTCATCCCTTCCTTCTACCCCTCAATCTTTATCTTCGACTTTACTCAGACAAGAACAGAAGATCGGAGACAAAACAAAGTCACCTGCTCCTCCCGCCCCGATTAAACGAATGgttcctcctcctcttttacctcccccttctcttcctcctccctcttctctctatcctcctcctcctcatcatcatcaacatcagaatTTACACAATCTTACTTCGCTtcatgatcctcctcctcctcattatgaTGGATATGATAatgatcaccaccaccgccgtcatcatcatcatcagcagcagcaacagcaacaacaacagcaatctaCGGGCTGCACTCAGTCCATTCCCAGCGTCCACGTTGCAGCCACTCAGCGACAATGGCGGCGacgacaccaacaccaacaacaacagcaacaccattgCGCGCACTTTGTGGAAGAACAGCGTCGACAGGTGTCGCCCTCGCCCGACAGCAGCACAACTAGCATTACAACAAACACCACAGCCACCGCCGTTACCAAGACAActactgcaccaccaccaccaccaccacagttctGTCTGACTCGGGAGACTTTGCCCAGGCTGTCGTCACCTGTTCTAACTCTGCAGAATGCGAGCGAAGCGACGCCATCGAACCTTTCCTTTCTTCCGTCTGCAAAGGAATTCTCTCTGCCTGGAAGATTAGAGCAGAACTCCCTTCACCCACAGCATACTGCTGCCCTCTTTAACCGATTAACTTGGCCATACACACCATGTTCCCATCCTCAATGTGTTGTGGAGATGCTCAGGTCACCATTTTCAATGTGTGCACCCAGCTATACTACACCCCCGGCTCTTTTATCCACCAGTGTGCCAAGAAAacaatga